From the Nitrospirota bacterium genome, one window contains:
- a CDS encoding transketolase family protein gives MGERAESKEQRAESSEKKAKATRDEYGDTLLELGKKRSDIVVLDADLSGSTKTAKFAKAFPGRFFNMGIAEQDMVGTAAGFSLTGKVPFASTFAVFETGRAWDQIRLTVCYSNTNVKLVATHSGITVGEDGASHQALEDIALMRALPNMTVIVPADAAETASVINAVADFKGPVYVRLGRAKVPYVMPDDYKFKIGKAFAFKIGKDVNIIAAGIMVAIAKKAADILSKDGIDTGVINMSTIKPLDGETLLKAARNSKLIVTAEEHSIIGGLGGAVCEFLAENHPVPVKRIGINDTFGCSGSPDELLKIHGLTAEDIVKTVKNAI, from the coding sequence ATGGGTGAAAGAGCAGAGAGCAAAGAGCAGAGGGCAGAGAGCTCAGAGAAAAAAGCGAAGGCCACTCGCGATGAATACGGAGATACACTGCTTGAGCTTGGTAAGAAACGTTCAGACATTGTAGTGCTTGACGCCGACCTCTCGGGGTCAACCAAGACAGCCAAGTTCGCAAAGGCATTCCCCGGCAGGTTCTTCAACATGGGCATTGCGGAGCAGGACATGGTCGGCACTGCCGCGGGATTTTCATTGACGGGAAAGGTGCCTTTCGCGTCAACCTTCGCAGTGTTTGAAACAGGCAGGGCCTGGGACCAGATAAGGTTGACTGTCTGCTATTCAAATACGAATGTCAAACTCGTTGCGACCCACAGCGGCATAACAGTAGGCGAAGACGGGGCCTCGCATCAGGCGCTTGAAGACATAGCTTTAATGAGGGCGCTTCCAAACATGACGGTGATAGTGCCCGCGGACGCCGCTGAAACAGCTTCAGTAATCAACGCTGTTGCGGATTTCAAAGGCCCGGTGTATGTGCGGCTCGGCAGGGCGAAGGTCCCGTACGTCATGCCGGATGATTACAAATTCAAGATCGGCAAGGCCTTCGCATTTAAAATTGGAAAAGACGTCAACATAATCGCCGCCGGGATAATGGTGGCAATTGCGAAGAAGGCGGCAGATATTTTATCAAAAGACGGCATTGATACAGGTGTTATAAATATGTCTACCATAAAACCCCTTGACGGGGAAACACTGTTGAAGGCTGCCAGAAATTCAAAGCTCATTGTAACAGCGGAAGAGCATTCCATAATCGGCGGGCTTGGCGGCGCAGTGTGTGAGTTTTTAGCAGAGAACCATCCTGTCCCGGTAAAGCGTATCGGCATTAACGACACCTTCGGCTGTTCAGGCAGCCCGGATGAACTCTTAAAAATCCACGGCCTGACCGCCGAGGACATAGTGAAGACGGTTAAAAATGCAATTTAA